AAGTTTATCCTGCTTTTGCTGCCGAGTATCGAATAATAGCACCAGACTTAATCGGATGGGGTAGATCTGAGCATCCGGCGCGAAATTATAAGATTGATGATTATATAACGACGATTCGGGAGTTTTTAGAGCAGACTTGTACAGAAGCGGTGACAGTAATTGCTTCTTCGCTGACAGCGGCGTTTACAATTCGAGTAGCGATCGCTCATCCTGATTTATTCAAGTCGCTGATTCTCACTTTACCTGCCGGACTTTCTGACTTTGGCGAAAATTACTCTGGCAGCATTTTTGCCCAAATTGTCAGCGTTCCCATTCTTGACCGCTTGCTGTATACTACAGGAATTGCCACTAGTTCCGGTATTCGCAATTTCTTAGAGCAACGGCAATTTGCCGATTCTAGTCGCGTCTACGAGGAAATTGTCAACGCTTATTTAGAATCTGCGCGTCAGCCGAATGCTGAATATGCGGCACTGTCTTTTGTACGCGGCGATTTGTGCTTTGATTTATCGCTTTATATTCAACAATTGACAACTCCCACGGCGGTAATTTGGGGGCAAAAGTCGCAGTTTACTGGTCCAGAAATTGGTCGTCGTCTTGCCCAAATGAATCCGCAAGCAATTCGCGTTTTTCAAGAATTGCAAAATGTCGGATTAACGCCACAGTTAGAATTGCCGGCGGTGACGATTGGTTTAATTCGGCGATTTTTGCCTTTGTTAAGTAGTTGATTAGCAGTAGATCCCCGACTTCGTAAAAGTTGTCGGGGATCTGAATCTGTCCTACATTTTCTTTAATTGCAGGTTACTTGTCTTTCAATCTTAAATCGATAACAGTGGCATTAAAGTTGTAATTAAAACCTTCTAACTCAAAAGGCATCCCAATTTTAACTTTACTGTTACCTAAAACTGGTCCATTTTCAGTGATATTCGCTTTGCCTTCTAAGGTCAAAAGCATATCTCGACTAAAATTGTTTGCTCTGGGGTCGGGCAATTCTTTGACAGAACCATCGGGTTGAGGAACACTTACGGTTCTAGGTAATTCTTGAATAGATTTAATCCCAATTTGACCGTAGGGTTGATTGCGGATAATAACGTTTGTTTTGCCACCTTTTGCAAACCCTTTTTCGTATAACTGTTGCGGGTCGCGTAGATTCAATCCTCGAACAACTAAATCTACCTCTATAGGTACTGTTTTCGAGTTAATTTGAGCAACAGAACCAGAAGTTCCGGGAAAGATAAAGATGCCGAATATGACTAACAAAATTACCAGCGCGGCACCAAAATCGAGAAGGTTGATTTTACCGAATAAGCGACCTTTGGAATCTAAAAGAGCCATAAGCAGTTTTCAATTCTTAATAGCGGAATAATTAATTGTTGCAACGGCGTGTATAGTAGAGAACCGCTTACACTCGTTGCTTGTTCTAAAAGCAGCTGGGATTCTCGGTCATGCGACAGTGTATCATAACGTGCCCAAAAGATGTGCAAAGTAAACAGAAAAGGACTTGTGGCAATTTTTCGTTGCTGCTTTGAATAAAAGTGTAGTCTTTGTTGGCTTGTAGTCAGCCAGCCTTTTTGACTCATCTTTTGGGGCTGTACTCGCTCTTCGCGCACTTTGTTTAGTATTAAGTAAAATGCAACTAAGAATTGGGTAAATCCGTCCTATAGTTTTACGTTCTCCTAAAATACTCAGCTGTGCTGGATTATGATGAATTGGAAAGGCTTAGTAAATTACCGTTTTTGGCGACATCGCTTGATTTATCCGTTAATTTCGGTGGTAGTTGCCTTGAGTCTTTGCCTGAGTACACCTTTACCAGGGAAGGCTATAGATTTATTGCCTCTCATTTTCCAAGGTGCCCAGTTATTTCAGCTATCTAATATATCCGATCGCCAAGAAGTTGATCTTGGTAAACAGATTAATCAGCAATTACAAGGCAGTGATATTCGTCTTTATCGTAATTCACAAGTAAATAACTACGTCCGGCAAATTGGACAGCGTTTAGTTCCATATAGCGATCGCCCAGATATTCCCTATACTTTCCAGGTGGTTGATGATGACGCGATTAACGCTTTTGCGACAATGGGGGGTTATGTCTATATCAACACCGGTACGATCAAAGCCGCTGATAATGAAGCGCAACTCGCAAGTGTGATCGGTCATGAAATGGGACACATCGGTGGAAAACACGCACTCAAACAGATGCGGCAAAAAGCACTCGAAAGTGGATTATTAACAGCAGCAGGTTTAGATCGAAATCAAGCGGTAGCCCTTGGTGTGCAAGTAGCGAGAAACCTTCCGCGCAGCCGTCAAAATGAATTTGATGCCGATCAAAGAGGATTAAGAACTTTGACACGCGCTGGTTATGCACAGTCGGCGATGCCTGCTTTTATGCAAAAGTTGGTATCAAAAAGTTCTACACCAGCGTTTTTGAGTACGCACCCGGCAACAGGCGATCGCATTGAAGCCCTCAAACGTGCCATAAATTCTCAACCTAGCAATCGCGGTGGAGGATTGGATGGTGCAGCTTATAAAGCAAATATTCGACCTTTATAAAGTTAATACTCTCCCTTGTCCCCCTGTCCCCTTGTCTCCAATTTCCGCCGGATTGATGTTCGTCACAGCTTCTTCTAAGGGCAGGATGCGAACACAAAGCTGGTTGACGTTGACTTGATAAACTAGGTTATTGGTAATGTCGAGTCCCGTCAACCAGCCACTGCGCTGATGATAAGCTCCTGTATCTATATCTAACCATCCGGCTCCTTGTGCCAGTTTACCGGGCGCAACGCCAGGTAAAGTAAAAGTGATGGTGTGACCGACAATAATCAGTTTATCTGTAAAGTAGGGCTTTTTCATGCTGTGAAATGCATCTCGCACCCAGCAAAGCTGATCGGCTGTTTGTTTTGCTAAAGGAATTAACGGATCAATACCAGCATGAGATAACCAAACATCTCCTAAGTCCAGATATGTAGGCAAACTTAGCAACCATTCAAGATGATCGTGAGGAATTATCGCTTCTTGATAACTGGCTATAGTGGCTCGTCCCCCACTGTCAAGCCATGCTTGCATAATTTCGGGGGTGATGTGTCTCGAAGTAAGAATATTTAACAACATCTGCTCGTGATTGCCAAGCAGACAGTGATAGCGATTTTCTTTAACAAAATTTACTACTTGGCAACTCTGAGGTCCGCGATCGATTAAGTCTCCGAGAAAATACACTTGATCGTTTGAGTGCGGGGCGATCGCCTGTAATAATATCATTAAAGCATCATAGTGACCATGCACATCCCCAATTACAATCCGGCGGTGGTTCATTTCACTTATCGGTTTTTGGCTTGAGTAACTTTGCTCAACAACTTCAGCTACAGTTTTAGCTCAATGAATTTCGGATTCATAGGTAAAAAATATTTCATATCTTTTATTTTTATTTAATTAAAATTAGTAAATACGCTTGAGAAGCGATCGCTTGTCAAAAAGCTACATCTCAAGCGTTCGGCTAATATTTCCACCCCTGGCAAGCACTACATCTAGAGTACTTACCTTGCGGGAAAAATAGTATAAAAACTAACTATAAATTCTCAAACTAAATTACATTGCCAGCAGATTAGGATACTGTTGGTCAATATGTAGTTTAGAATCCCATTAGCATCAACAAGGAGAAACGCTATGTCTGAACAGTTCTCTACTGAAATTAGCTCACGCATTTGCAATCACATGAACGAAGATCATGCTGATGCTATAGTTCTTTACGCTCAGGCTTTTGGTGGGTTAGCGGATGCGACAGCAGCACAAATGCTGGCAATTGATGCTCAAGGTATGGATTTAAAAGCCCAAGTTAATGGAGAAGCTGTACCAGTTCGCATTCAGTTTGATCATATTTTAGCAAATGCGGAAGATGCTCATTATACCTTGATTGACATGGTGAAGCAAGCGCGGGTTCAAAAAAAGTAATATAACGCGATCGCGTTAAACAAAGTATGCAAACAATTCGGTTTATTGATTTATTTTCCGGAATTGGGGGAATTAGATTAGCTTTTCAACAAGCTGCTAATTCTTTAAATATCAAAACCGAATGCGTATTAAGTAGCGAAATTAACCCAAATGCTCAATTAGTATATGAAACAAACTTTCAACACAAGCCTTTAGGTGACATTCACCTGATAGATAAACTCCCAGAACATGACTTTTTATTAGCTGGCTTTCCTTGTCAGTCTTTTTCTCACGCTGGTAAAAAAGAAGGGTTTGAAGATACGAGAGGAACGTTATTCTTTGAAATTAGCAGATTACTCGATACATATCAACCACAAGCTTTTCTGTTTGAAAATGTGCGGGGACTTTATAGCCATGATAACGGTAATACTTTAGCAACGATTAAGTATGAAATTAAAAAGAGAGGTTACAGCTTTGATGCTTTTTTGCTCAACAGTGCTAACTTTGGTTTACCGCAAAACCGCGTCCGAGTTTATCTATTAGGCATTTTCAATACTTCTCCTAACTTTGACTTAATTTCTGATGTTGGTTTTAAAGATTCTCACTCCTATAACACCCAACAGCTATCTTTATTTTACCCCTTGAATAAATCTGTTACTGTTGCCGATATTTTGGAAGATAATCCAGATGTAAAGTATGATTGTTCCCCCCAATTTGTCAATGCTTTAAAACAAATCTACAACCAAGATTTAAATCGATTGCATGGAGTGCGGTTAATTGATTATCGTGGAGGAAATTCAATTCATTCGTGGGAATTAGGATTGCGGGGTAAATGTAGTGTAGATGAAATTGAATTAATGAACCGTTTTATTTTAAAAAGACGGAATAAAGAATTTGGTCAGGAACAAGATGGGAAATTATTAACTAAGAAGCAAATAGCTAGTTTTTTTGAGCATCCTAATTTAGAAGAAATTTTAGATTCGCTAGTTGCTAAAAAATATCTCAAGATTATTAACGATAAATATAAACCTGTATCTGGCAACTTTTCTTTTGAGGTTTATAAATTTGTCGATCCAAGTAAGATTTCTGTAACAGTGGTTGCTAGCGATGCGAATCGGTTAGGAGTGTATCATAATAACAGAGTGCGACGACTGACTAAGCGGGAAGTCGCACGTTTACAAGGTTTTCCGGATAGCTTTATATTGCATCCCAATGATGATAAAGCTTACTATCAATTGGGAAATTCTGTGAGCATTAATGTAGTCAAAGCTGTGGCAGAAGAATTGATTATGAAAACATTGTATAATGCTCAACAACGAACAGATAAAGTTGAGCGATCGCGCTTTGGCAATTTTAAACCACAAACCCCAGAACTACATTTAAAGCTGTCTGAATAATTTCCCAGTATTCTTGCTCTAACATACCAACTAAACCTAAAATACGACTGTGGTCAACAGCACGAATTTGCCCAACATCAATAACTGGCATTAATGCCATCCCCGACAACATTATCCCAAGCAGCAATTGCAGCTTGATACTCTCGATCTTCAGCATCTTGCTTGAGGGATGCAATCATTTCTGCTTCTAAAAGCCTGCGACAATGTTGTGACAGCAATGCATTAATGTATCCACTGCGGTTTCCCTGTGCCTGTTGATCTATAAACTGGAGGATGTCTTCTTCCAAGGTAATTGAAACTTTGACCATCAGTCTTACCTTATAGTCTTACTCAACAATCAGGCGTTGCTGATTTCATGTATGAAAATGATTTTGTGTGATATCACAACCTTTGTAGAGACGCGATATATCGCGTCTCTACATGCGAATTCATACCGCGATTCAGCAACGCCAACAATCATACTATCATTCATATAGAAAAGCGCTCATTCCGTCTGCAATAACCAAAATCCGCTATAAGTCATTCCCGAATCATCAGGCTGCACTAACAAAAAATGCAATCCTTTACTTTGTTGTTTGCGCTGTTCAAAACTTTGAGCAGATGCGGCAACTTCTTGATCTGCAAACGTCGCGACAATGAATCTATCTACCAAACCTGCTTCTAATACTAAACCATCTGGGGCACCAGCAATGTAAGAAAGCGATACAGGAGAAGCTTGTTTTAACCACCGTGCCAAACGCATCGATTGCCTTCCACCATAAATTATCACACCTGGGACGGGCAGTGTTGAAGCTAAACCGAGATTAATTGGTTTGAGATATTCTGGGATATTTAAGATGGGAATTGGGCGATCGCTAAATGCTTCTTCAACATCCGCAGCACTCAAAGTAGCAAAACGCCATTTCTCACCCCAGAGATTTTCTGGTAATGGTGTTGGGGGTGGTTTATCCAGCGCTAAAGGATGTTGTTCTTGTAACCACTGCTTTAGTGCGAAAGTACGTCTAGTTGGTTCAACATTTATTCCCAAACTGCGCCCAGCTGCTTCAATTAAACTTAAAGATTGAGGACGAAATACTTGAATTATATCTGGTAGATGTTCGCCAGCTGCTAATTTAATTTGCTCCCCCACCCAACTAGAATTTGCTTCGGATTGAAGACAGCTAGCTTGATATTCAAAGCTGCGAGTTGCGTCACAAATCAACAACTGCCAAAATGCATCCGCTTGGGGACGACGATAAAAATCAGCTTGCCAAATACGCATCTTATCTATGTTAAACCTAGTAAGATTAAATTCCCTTAAATCCAATCTTGTTTTCTATTGTTTGCTTTTTTTCTTTAGAAGATTGACGCCAAATGCCAACTTGACTTAAGAAGATGCCAACTAAAATCACGCTACCGCCAAGATATTGAGCCGCTGTTGGGGCTTCGCCTAAAATTAAATAAGCTGCCAAGATAGCGATAACAGGTGTAAAAGAGCTAGCTAAAGAAGCCATAGATACGGTGCAAGCTCTCAATCCCTTAATCCAAAATGACTGACCGATTACGACAATCACCCCAGCATAAAGAAACATCCATCGCCACAAAAACGGGGAGAATGCATTCATAAAATGGTGGCTACCATAAAGCACTAAAGCCACGAAGAAAAATATTACAGTTCCTAAAGCGGTACGAAAAATACTGTAAATTCCTGCGGGTATTTGCGAGAGTTGTTTTTTGGTAATAATAGTAGAGACGGCTATAGCCACAGCTCCAACCGCAGCCATAAGTTCTCCAACACCGATATGGAAACCTCCTGCACTCATCATCATTGCATTTGTCGGGGGTTGAAGAAAGATAGTTAGAGTAACACCAACAAAAGCAGCGATCGCTCCCACAACTTCCCAAAGGTTTACTCGTTCTTTCAACAACCAAACTGATAAAGCTAAAGTCAAAGGTGGTTCTAAACGTCCAACTAAAACAACATTGTTAACTTGAGTTAACGCCAATGCCTGAAAAATTAAACCAGGTGCAAGCGCTCCAGCCAAAATTGCTACTATCGTCAGATTAAACCAATTATTCCGAGAAATTTGCTTCAAAGCTGCTTTGTTCCAGTCTTGCCAATAAATTGCTGCCATAAGTATCAAAGCGCAGATATTTCCCACGAACAAAAGATTACAAAGAGAAATTGGATTGCTACCCCTTATTAAGTTCTGGGCACCAATTTCTGTTATCTTCCGCGTCACTGCACTAGATGCGCCAAAAATCAAAATGGCTAGCCAGAGATAGGTTTGTCCTGCAATTCTAAAGCTTTGACGATGGGAGCTTCTCAGTTTGGTCATAATAACACCGCTGCAATGAAAGCACCATTAACAATACTATACTTCAATGATGAAATCAGGCTGAGATGAATCTGAGAAAATCCTGAAAATAAATAGCGATCGCCACTTATTAAATATTAATTATCCCGCAAAGCATACCCCACACCACGCACTGTATGAATCAAGCGTTTTTCATTTTTTTCTTCGAGCTTGAGGCGCAAATAACGAATGTAAACTTCGATAATATTAGAATCACCCATAAAGTCATAACCCCAAACTTTCTCTAGAATTTGGTCTCTAGTAAACACTTGACGGGGATGGGAAAGAAGATATTCTAACAAGTCAAATTCTTTTGCTGTAAGTTCAATTGCTCGTTTACCCCGAAAGACTTGACGAGTGCGACGATTTAAACTTAAGTCTTCAAATTGTAACAAATCTTCATCTGTTTCTTGAGTGCGGCGTAAATGTGCGCGAATTCTTGCTAGTAATTCTTCAATACTAAAGGGTTTAACTACATAATCGTCGGCACCTGCATCCAAACCGGCAACGCGATCGCTCACTTCATCTTTTGCTGTCAACAAAATCACTGGTATTGAGCTACCTGTCGCACGCAGACGACGACAAATTTCTAATCCTGTTAGCCCTGGTAGCATCCAATCTAAAATTGCTAAATCTGGCGATGATTCTCGCGCGAGTGTTAAACCTGTGACACCATCATGCGCTACACTGACAGTGTAACCTTCGCTACTCAGTTCTAATTCGACAAATCGCGCTAATTTAACTTCATCTTCAACCAAGAGGATATGCGCTGTCATATTTTTACTCTTAAAGCAGGTAGAGGAAATTTGTAAAGCAGCAAACTAAAGCACGCTTAACGCATTATGCCTCAAGCGTACAAAGAGCGATCGCTCTTTGAACAGAGGCTAAATATCCAGCACAACTCTAGAACTCCCAGGTTGAGAAATACAAATTAACGCCGAACCTTCATCAATTGTTGCGCTTGGTTCTTCTTGATAATTAACTTCACCTGCACTGATTTTGCACATACAAGTTCCACAAATACCTGCACGACAGCTAAAGGGTGGATTAATATCATTCGCTTCCGCAAATTCCAGAATGTTGCCATCTTCTTGTTTCCAAGTGAGGGTTTTGCCCGATTTAGTAAAGACAATTTCTGCTTGCTGAACATTATTACTGACGCTTGCAGTAGGAGTTTGATTAGAAGAAGATACAGGCATCGTACCAAAAGATTCAAAAAAGACTCGATTTTTAGGCACTCCCGATTCCTTGAGTCCTTCCATAATCGACTGCATAAAAGATGGAGAACCACACAGAAAATACTCGGCATCTTGCTCAACTAAGTCTTTAATTAAAGCAGCATCAACATAACCAATGCTGTGGTAATGTCCTTCATCTTCAGTTCTGGGACGGCTGTATCGAAAATGCACATTTAGGTTAGGATGTTGTTGAGCGAGCGCCATCACCTCTTCTCGAAAAGCATGGAATCTGCCATCCCTAGCACCATGCACAAACCAAATCGGACGGTTAGGCTTGAGGTGAGTTGCAGCTTTCGCCATACTAAGCATGGGAGTAATTCCTACACCATTACTAATTAGTACCCCAGGGATGGACTTTTGCACATCCAAAACAAACTTACCGCTTGGTGGTTTTGCTGGAATTTGAGAGCCTTCTTGAATGCGATCGTGCATAAAATTAGATGCTAGACCAGGCAGCACATCTAAATCTTGAGGAGCCGATTCTCGCTTAATCGATAGACGATAATATTCACAAGGCTGAGGATAATCAGAAAGCGAGTATGTGCGAATGACAGGCTTATTTTGTCCTGGGATATCAAGTTTGATTGTCAAGAATTGACCTGGTTGAAAGTTAGGAATTTCGCTGTTGTCTTCAGGCTTTAAGTAAAAAGAGGTAATTTCTTCGCTTTCTTTCACCTTGCGAACAACTACAAAGTTTCGCCAATCTGTCCAGCTATTATTGTGCGATATCGGTTGGTTTTCACTAAGTTTTGTCGATTTTTC
Above is a genomic segment from Tolypothrix sp. NIES-4075 containing:
- a CDS encoding DUF2470 domain-containing protein, yielding MSEQFSTEISSRICNHMNEDHADAIVLYAQAFGGLADATAAQMLAIDAQGMDLKAQVNGEAVPVRIQFDHILANAEDAHYTLIDMVKQARVQKK
- a CDS encoding M48 family metallopeptidase produces the protein MMNWKGLVNYRFWRHRLIYPLISVVVALSLCLSTPLPGKAIDLLPLIFQGAQLFQLSNISDRQEVDLGKQINQQLQGSDIRLYRNSQVNNYVRQIGQRLVPYSDRPDIPYTFQVVDDDAINAFATMGGYVYINTGTIKAADNEAQLASVIGHEMGHIGGKHALKQMRQKALESGLLTAAGLDRNQAVALGVQVARNLPRSRQNEFDADQRGLRTLTRAGYAQSAMPAFMQKLVSKSSTPAFLSTHPATGDRIEALKRAINSQPSNRGGGLDGAAYKANIRPL
- a CDS encoding response regulator transcription factor produces the protein MTAHILLVEDEVKLARFVELELSSEGYTVSVAHDGVTGLTLARESSPDLAILDWMLPGLTGLEICRRLRATGSSIPVILLTAKDEVSDRVAGLDAGADDYVVKPFSIEELLARIRAHLRRTQETDEDLLQFEDLSLNRRTRQVFRGKRAIELTAKEFDLLEYLLSHPRQVFTRDQILEKVWGYDFMGDSNIIEVYIRYLRLKLEEKNEKRLIHTVRGVGYALRDN
- a CDS encoding Tab2/Atab2 family RNA-binding protein, translated to MRIWQADFYRRPQADAFWQLLICDATRSFEYQASCLQSEANSSWVGEQIKLAAGEHLPDIIQVFRPQSLSLIEAAGRSLGINVEPTRRTFALKQWLQEQHPLALDKPPPTPLPENLWGEKWRFATLSAADVEEAFSDRPIPILNIPEYLKPINLGLASTLPVPGVIIYGGRQSMRLARWLKQASPVSLSYIAGAPDGLVLEAGLVDRFIVATFADQEVAASAQSFEQRKQQSKGLHFLLVQPDDSGMTYSGFWLLQTE
- the dcm gene encoding DNA (cytosine-5-)-methyltransferase, which produces MQTIRFIDLFSGIGGIRLAFQQAANSLNIKTECVLSSEINPNAQLVYETNFQHKPLGDIHLIDKLPEHDFLLAGFPCQSFSHAGKKEGFEDTRGTLFFEISRLLDTYQPQAFLFENVRGLYSHDNGNTLATIKYEIKKRGYSFDAFLLNSANFGLPQNRVRVYLLGIFNTSPNFDLISDVGFKDSHSYNTQQLSLFYPLNKSVTVADILEDNPDVKYDCSPQFVNALKQIYNQDLNRLHGVRLIDYRGGNSIHSWELGLRGKCSVDEIELMNRFILKRRNKEFGQEQDGKLLTKKQIASFFEHPNLEEILDSLVAKKYLKIINDKYKPVSGNFSFEVYKFVDPSKISVTVVASDANRLGVYHNNRVRRLTKREVARLQGFPDSFILHPNDDKAYYQLGNSVSINVVKAVAEELIMKTLYNAQQRTDKVERSRFGNFKPQTPELHLKLSE
- a CDS encoding DUF4330 domain-containing protein, with the protein product MALLDSKGRLFGKINLLDFGAALVILLVIFGIFIFPGTSGSVAQINSKTVPIEVDLVVRGLNLRDPQQLYEKGFAKGGKTNVIIRNQPYGQIGIKSIQELPRTVSVPQPDGSVKELPDPRANNFSRDMLLTLEGKANITENGPVLGNSKVKIGMPFELEGFNYNFNATVIDLRLKDK
- the mazE gene encoding type II toxin-antitoxin system MazE family antitoxin → MVKVSITLEEDILQFIDQQAQGNRSGYINALLSQHCRRLLEAEMIASLKQDAEDREYQAAIAAWDNVVGDGINASY
- a CDS encoding 2Fe-2S iron-sulfur cluster-binding protein; protein product: MLESLGRIKNPLVRSVTAAATVCSVATLAAGLIIGATNTKDKLAYQLGVYSTLFGTGCGAVVGLVYKSKSPEKSTKLSENQPISHNNSWTDWRNFVVVRKVKESEEITSFYLKPEDNSEIPNFQPGQFLTIKLDIPGQNKPVIRTYSLSDYPQPCEYYRLSIKRESAPQDLDVLPGLASNFMHDRIQEGSQIPAKPPSGKFVLDVQKSIPGVLISNGVGITPMLSMAKAATHLKPNRPIWFVHGARDGRFHAFREEVMALAQQHPNLNVHFRYSRPRTEDEGHYHSIGYVDAALIKDLVEQDAEYFLCGSPSFMQSIMEGLKESGVPKNRVFFESFGTMPVSSSNQTPTASVSNNVQQAEIVFTKSGKTLTWKQEDGNILEFAEANDINPPFSCRAGICGTCMCKISAGEVNYQEEPSATIDEGSALICISQPGSSRVVLDI
- a CDS encoding metallophosphoesterase family protein, with the translated sequence MNHRRIVIGDVHGHYDALMILLQAIAPHSNDQVYFLGDLIDRGPQSCQVVNFVKENRYHCLLGNHEQMLLNILTSRHITPEIMQAWLDSGGRATIASYQEAIIPHDHLEWLLSLPTYLDLGDVWLSHAGIDPLIPLAKQTADQLCWVRDAFHSMKKPYFTDKLIIVGHTITFTLPGVAPGKLAQGAGWLDIDTGAYHQRSGWLTGLDITNNLVYQVNVNQLCVRILPLEEAVTNINPAEIGDKGTGGQGRVLTL
- a CDS encoding alpha/beta fold hydrolase, translated to MFQPLGFEQRSVNTSLGRIVYYTAVGSPYEDEVTAPTKKETLVFLHAFGGGSSAYEWSKVYPAFAAEYRIIAPDLIGWGRSEHPARNYKIDDYITTIREFLEQTCTEAVTVIASSLTAAFTIRVAIAHPDLFKSLILTLPAGLSDFGENYSGSIFAQIVSVPILDRLLYTTGIATSSGIRNFLEQRQFADSSRVYEEIVNAYLESARQPNAEYAALSFVRGDLCFDLSLYIQQLTTPTAVIWGQKSQFTGPEIGRRLAQMNPQAIRVFQELQNVGLTPQLELPAVTIGLIRRFLPLLSS
- a CDS encoding type II toxin-antitoxin system PemK/MazF family toxin — protein: MPVIDVGQIRAVDHSRILGLVGMLEQEYWEIIQTALNVVLGFVV
- a CDS encoding DMT family transporter; this translates as MTKLRSSHRQSFRIAGQTYLWLAILIFGASSAVTRKITEIGAQNLIRGSNPISLCNLLFVGNICALILMAAIYWQDWNKAALKQISRNNWFNLTIVAILAGALAPGLIFQALALTQVNNVVLVGRLEPPLTLALSVWLLKERVNLWEVVGAIAAFVGVTLTIFLQPPTNAMMMSAGGFHIGVGELMAAVGAVAIAVSTIITKKQLSQIPAGIYSIFRTALGTVIFFFVALVLYGSHHFMNAFSPFLWRWMFLYAGVIVVIGQSFWIKGLRACTVSMASLASSFTPVIAILAAYLILGEAPTAAQYLGGSVILVGIFLSQVGIWRQSSKEKKQTIENKIGFKGI